Proteins from a genomic interval of Pararge aegeria chromosome 26, ilParAegt1.1, whole genome shotgun sequence:
- the LOC120635161 gene encoding zinc finger protein 431-like: MFPELLNFGSNLGVLIDCSNATPIRCRGGIGYKCCYCSEEYPHASDLKQHNLKAHDAKTRCGLIKGKYGASSLVKLDITSLQCSECLRDLDTIESLIDHLTEDHGKVIHKDIKNYIVPFKFHGEELRCVICFTLFNKFKVLQEHMSAHFRNFICDYCSAGFVTRTILLNHIKGHEVGYYKCDYCSKTYDTRRKKKAHERLVHIHRNMLNKCGYCNEKFNRFSKKEEHLVRVHGVRSVSFNCLACDKTFVTQRALRDHTKRDHLMERRHKCGVCDMMFFRQSDVRKHMVKHTGDRIFQCEVCLKSYGRRNTLREHMRIHADDRRFKCVYCGQAFVQKCSWRGHMRAKHGEQV; this comes from the coding sequence ATGTTCCCCGAACTCCTCAATTTCGGGAGCAACTTGGGCGTTCTCATTGATTGCTCCAACGCAACGCCAATACGCTGCCGAGGCGGCATCGGGTACAAATGCTGTTACTGCAGCGAGGAATACCCCCATGCGTCTGACCTCAAGCAACACAACTTAAAAGCGCACGACGCAAAAACCAGATGCGGTCTCATTAAAGGCAAATATGGAGCTTCATCATTGGTTAAATTGGATATCACGTCATTGCAATGTTCCGAATGCCTCCGCGATTTAGACACTATAGAAAGTCTAATAGACCATCTAACAGAAGACCACGGAAAGGTTATACATAAGGACATAAAGAACTACATCGTGCCCTTCAAATTTCACGGCGAAGAACTCCGCTGCGTAATATGTTTCACGTTATTCAACAAATTCAAAGTCCTCCAGGAGCATATGAGTGCGCATTTCAGGAATTTCATTTGCGATTACTGCAGCGCCGGCTTCGTTACTAGGACTATCCTTTTGAACCACATAAAAGGTCACGAGGTGGGCTACTACAAGTGCGACTACTGTTCCAAGACCTACGACACGCGTCGCAAGAAAAAAGCCCACGAGAGACTTGTCCACATTCACCGGAACATGTTGAACAAATGTGGGTATTGCAACGAGAAGTTTAACAGATTCTCGAAGAAGGAGGAGCATTTGGTAAGAGTTCACGGTGTGCGATCTGTCAGCTTCAACTGTCTGGCGTGCGACAAAACCTTCGTCACCCAAAGAGCTTTGAGGGACCACACCAAAAGAGACCACTTGATGGAGCGTCGACACAAATGCGGCGTGTGCGACATGATGTTCTTTAGGCAGAGCGATGTCAGGAAACACATGGTGAAGCATACTGGGGATAGGATATTCCAATGCGAGGTCTGCCTCAAGTCGTACGGCAGGCGGAATACGTTGCGCGAGCACATGCGTATACATGCGGACGACAGGCGTTTTAAATGCGTTTACTGCGGGCAGGCGTTTGTGCAGAAGTGCAGTTGGCGCGGGCACATGCGTGCTAAACATGGCGAGCAGGTTTAA